A stretch of Candidatus Latescibacterota bacterium DNA encodes these proteins:
- a CDS encoding HAMP domain-containing protein, which produces MKKVLQVKSIKTRLIMSTFLVVMLVTVINAFYEEAHYRKMTINDLETKMLDITRIIAFNISASLEFNDYEATMETLQSLKEMNEFIAITIYDSEKEIVANLRVDAGQERGTVPTEDIPEGEEIYIKRMDEGLFIYRSVKMDGKYLGIIALEMSYWRVNKVIRDNRVFSLVTLGFLAAVFMLLSFIIGNSLIKQILKLRDFAQTLALGDFTARMDVTGDDEIGELTSSINIMANDMSLALQQVIDASRKVADTSSRLSSTSQHVTTTTEEISVNTRQITQNSISAAKRSKQAMDSALKGEDVVKRAVEGMTRISQKIEDSAYRMEELGRSSREIDVIINVIDEIADQTNLLALNAAIEAARAGEQGKGFSVVADEIRKLAERTVKATKEISSKITTIQEDSGQMIASMKENVDEVQKGSSFANEAGSALGEIRELITGSSDMIQQIADAASEHLTVTESMTNSVEETMREAQELDQMAESLQQLVGRFRIL; this is translated from the coding sequence ATGAAAAAAGTTCTACAAGTCAAATCAATCAAGACTCGCCTGATCATGTCTACATTCCTGGTCGTGATGCTTGTCACGGTCATAAACGCTTTTTACGAAGAGGCTCATTACAGGAAGATGACGATCAACGATCTCGAGACGAAAATGCTCGATATTACACGAATTATCGCATTCAATATATCGGCCAGCCTCGAATTCAACGATTATGAAGCTACTATGGAGACGCTTCAGTCACTAAAAGAAATGAACGAATTCATAGCGATCACGATCTATGATTCCGAGAAGGAGATCGTAGCAAATCTGCGTGTTGACGCGGGCCAGGAAAGGGGAACAGTACCGACAGAGGATATCCCGGAAGGTGAGGAAATTTACATCAAGAGGATGGACGAAGGATTATTTATCTACCGGTCAGTCAAAATGGATGGGAAATATCTCGGAATAATAGCACTTGAGATGTCCTATTGGAGGGTCAACAAAGTGATCAGGGACAACAGAGTGTTCAGCCTGGTAACGCTGGGGTTTCTGGCTGCAGTCTTTATGCTTCTATCATTTATAATCGGCAATTCGCTGATAAAACAGATACTCAAGCTCAGGGATTTTGCACAGACCCTGGCTCTGGGCGATTTTACCGCACGTATGGATGTGACAGGTGATGACGAGATAGGTGAGCTTACCAGTTCGATCAACATAATGGCCAACGATATGAGTCTCGCTCTTCAACAGGTGATCGATGCCAGTAGAAAAGTCGCCGATACTTCCTCGAGGCTGTCAAGCACGTCACAGCATGTGACGACAACGACAGAGGAGATTAGTGTCAACACACGACAGATCACACAGAATTCCATATCCGCCGCTAAAAGATCGAAGCAGGCGATGGATTCCGCGTTAAAGGGTGAAGATGTGGTGAAAAGAGCAGTCGAAGGGATGACCAGGATATCACAGAAGATCGAAGATTCAGCTTACAGGATGGAAGAACTGGGGAGAAGTTCGCGAGAGATCGATGTGATCATCAATGTTATTGACGAGATCGCCGACCAGACCAACCTGCTCGCGCTGAACGCAGCTATCGAGGCGGCAAGAGCCGGTGAGCAGGGTAAGGGATTCTCGGTCGTCGCGGACGAGATCAGAAAACTGGCCGAGAGGACTGTAAAGGCGACGAAAGAGATCTCTTCGAAGATCACGACAATTCAGGAAGACTCGGGGCAGATGATCGCCTCGATGAAAGAGAATGTGGATGAGGTGCAGAAAGGGTCAAGCTTTGCCAATGAAGCTGGTTCCGCGCTTGGTGAGATCAGAGAGCTGATTACCGGTAGCAGCGATATGATACAGCAGATCGCCGATGCTGCCAGCGAACATCTGACCGTAACCGAGAGTATGACTAACAGTGTCGAAGAGACTATGCGCGAGGCACAGGAGCTGGACCAGATGGCCGAAAGTCTTCAGCAGCTGGTAGGCAGATTCAGAATACTTTAG
- the ftsY gene encoding signal recognition particle-docking protein FtsY — protein sequence MKRLFRGLKKTRDRLFGPLQKIFSSGRLDEDDIEELEALLFSADIGVDTTERIIEKVRERLCSGSGPDPDFISLVSDELLGVMDEIPPYKEPDGVPRVIVIVGVNGVGKTSTIGKLSGLFKAEGKSVLLAACDTFRAAAIDQLELWAEKTGVSVVRQKMGSDPAAVAFDAVSSAKAKGVDIVIVDTAGRLHTKANLMEELRKIFRVLSGKIEGIAIEAWLVLDANFGQNSFRQAEVFVRDLPVTGLVLTKLDSTAKGGIVIPVQKNLGVPVLYAGTGEGVEDIEPFDHNSFVEALLL from the coding sequence TTGAAGCGCCTTTTCAGAGGTCTGAAGAAGACCAGGGATCGCCTTTTTGGCCCACTTCAAAAGATATTCTCCAGTGGAAGACTTGATGAAGATGATATCGAGGAGCTTGAGGCCCTTCTTTTTTCCGCGGATATCGGAGTCGATACAACGGAGAGGATCATCGAAAAAGTCAGGGAGAGGCTCTGTTCGGGATCGGGCCCGGACCCGGACTTTATCTCGCTTGTTTCAGATGAACTGCTGGGAGTGATGGATGAGATTCCTCCCTATAAGGAGCCCGATGGTGTTCCGAGGGTGATTGTGATCGTAGGGGTGAACGGCGTCGGAAAGACTTCGACTATCGGCAAACTTTCCGGACTTTTCAAGGCTGAAGGAAAAAGTGTATTGCTCGCTGCTTGTGATACATTCAGGGCTGCTGCCATCGATCAACTTGAACTATGGGCGGAGAAGACGGGCGTTTCGGTGGTGAGGCAGAAGATGGGCTCGGATCCCGCTGCTGTAGCCTTCGATGCTGTGAGTTCAGCGAAGGCGAAGGGTGTCGATATAGTGATCGTGGATACCGCTGGCCGGCTTCATACCAAAGCGAATCTGATGGAAGAACTCAGAAAGATATTCAGGGTACTTTCAGGAAAGATCGAGGGAATAGCCATAGAAGCGTGGCTTGTTCTCGATGCAAACTTCGGCCAGAACAGCTTCAGGCAGGCAGAGGTGTTTGTCAGGGATCTTCCGGTGACCGGACTGGTCCTTACAAAGCTTGACAGTACAGCCAAAGGGGGTATTGTGATCCCTGTGCAGAAGAATCTGGGGGTTCCGGTCCTTTATGCCGGTACGGGTGAAGGAGTGGAAGATATAGAACCGTTCGATCACAATTCCTTCGTGGAAGCACTTCTCCTTTGA
- a CDS encoding riboflavin synthase: MFTGLIEETGKVVYLKRSSTSAELVVKSSLTGLKNGDSVAVNGVCQTIKWLREDTFACDVLPETLRVTNLGGLGPGVEVNLERALMLSDRLGGHLVNGHIDGTGIIRTIIRDPLSIEIGVSPEITRFLVSKGSVAIDGISLTLGPDVTKDSFKVYIIPHTMENTCLRNVRPGSNVNIEVDILAKYVDKLTNR, translated from the coding sequence ATGTTTACCGGATTGATAGAAGAAACTGGAAAGGTCGTTTACCTGAAGAGAAGTTCCACTTCTGCGGAACTCGTCGTCAAGTCATCGTTGACCGGGTTGAAGAACGGTGACAGTGTAGCAGTCAATGGAGTCTGCCAGACTATCAAATGGCTGCGCGAAGATACCTTCGCCTGTGACGTCCTCCCCGAGACCCTGAGAGTCACCAACCTTGGTGGGCTGGGGCCGGGTGTGGAGGTGAACCTGGAGAGGGCACTCATGCTGAGTGACAGGTTGGGCGGACATCTGGTAAATGGGCACATCGATGGAACCGGAATAATAAGGACCATTATCAGGGATCCTCTTTCCATAGAGATCGGTGTGAGTCCCGAAATAACCAGGTTCCTTGTTTCCAAGGGTTCAGTTGCTATAGATGGTATAAGCCTGACCCTGGGGCCCGATGTGACGAAAGACAGTTTCAAGGTCTATATCATACCCCATACGATGGAAAACACATGTCTCCGGAACGTGAGGCCCGGGAGCAATGTCAATATAGAGGTGGATATTCTCGCGAAATATGTTGATAAATTGACAAATCGATAA
- a CDS encoding bifunctional 3,4-dihydroxy-2-butanone-4-phosphate synthase/GTP cyclohydrolase II, translated as MGEVNCISSIEEALKEIHEGRMVIVVDDEGRENEGDIIMAAEKVDAEAVNFIVKEARGLICVALLGERLDQLRLGMMVQENTARLNTNFTVSVDAVHGTTTGISAFDRAETVRVLVDSETKPEDLARPGHIFPLRAVDSGVLRRAGHTEAAVDIARLSGLKPGGLLCEIMAEDGSMARMPQLEVFAEKHGMKIITITDLIEYRRRNEKLIRRGAEASLPTAYGEFRLIAYEGLVDGSESVALVMGEPWNDESSLVRVHSQCLTGDVFHSLRCDCGDQLDSALKMIADEKSGVLLYIQQEGRGIGLVNKVKAYELQDKGRDTVEANEELGFPADLRDYGTGAQILADLGLHKIRLLTNNPKKIIGLKAYGLKIVERLPLEIEPNKRNLRYLSTKRDKLGHLFGDLG; from the coding sequence ATTGGAGAAGTGAACTGTATCAGCAGTATCGAAGAAGCACTGAAAGAAATCCACGAGGGCAGGATGGTGATCGTCGTGGATGATGAGGGTAGAGAGAACGAGGGCGATATTATAATGGCCGCCGAAAAAGTCGATGCGGAAGCCGTTAATTTTATCGTAAAAGAAGCACGCGGCCTTATATGTGTAGCCCTGTTGGGTGAGAGACTGGACCAGTTGAGGCTGGGAATGATGGTGCAGGAAAATACGGCGCGGTTGAACACGAACTTTACCGTATCGGTCGATGCTGTTCATGGTACTACAACTGGTATCTCAGCTTTTGACAGGGCCGAGACTGTGCGCGTTCTGGTCGATTCGGAAACGAAGCCTGAGGATCTCGCAAGGCCGGGTCATATTTTCCCTCTTCGTGCTGTCGACAGCGGAGTTCTCAGGCGGGCAGGACACACGGAGGCGGCCGTTGACATAGCGAGGCTTTCAGGACTCAAACCCGGCGGGCTACTTTGCGAGATAATGGCGGAGGACGGGTCTATGGCTCGAATGCCACAACTGGAAGTTTTTGCAGAAAAACACGGGATGAAGATAATAACGATCACCGACCTTATAGAGTACAGGAGACGGAATGAAAAACTCATAAGACGAGGTGCCGAGGCAAGCCTTCCGACAGCGTATGGTGAGTTCAGGCTCATTGCTTATGAGGGACTGGTAGATGGATCGGAGAGTGTCGCGCTGGTAATGGGAGAGCCATGGAACGATGAGTCCTCACTTGTGCGAGTGCATTCGCAGTGCCTTACCGGGGATGTCTTCCATTCATTACGTTGCGATTGCGGGGATCAGCTCGATTCAGCGCTCAAGATGATCGCCGATGAAAAAAGCGGAGTTCTTCTGTATATCCAGCAGGAGGGCAGAGGTATCGGGCTTGTCAATAAAGTCAAAGCCTATGAGCTTCAGGATAAGGGACGCGACACAGTGGAGGCGAATGAGGAACTGGGATTTCCCGCTGACCTGAGGGATTATGGTACGGGGGCGCAGATACTGGCTGATCTGGGGCTGCACAAGATCAGACTACTTACCAACAATCCCAAAAAGATAATCGGGCTGAAAGCCTACGGGTTGAAAATCGTCGAAAGGTTACCACTGGAGATAGAGCCGAACAAAAGGAATCTGAGATATCTTTCCACCAAGAGAGATAAACTGGGCCATCTTTTCGGTGATCTGGGATAG
- the ribD gene encoding bifunctional diaminohydroxyphosphoribosylaminopyrimidine deaminase/5-amino-6-(5-phosphoribosylamino)uracil reductase RibD — protein sequence MSDETVYMKRTLDLAANGLGRTFPNPLVGAVIVSGGEIVGEGFHGKAGGPHAEVEAIRSAGDRSRGSTLYINLEPCCHHGKTPPCTDAILESGIERVVIAIKDPDSRVMGRGVGILRENGVDVKTGVLDEEAVELNLPYLHKAMTGRPFIVLKLAMTLDGRLAVPQGGWFTGDESRESVHRLRTTMEAIAVGSGTLAADLPLLDRRYFRDAPGPPIRMVFDSSLSSDIPVQWKPGENRVIFYCTERATEEMRKEFEDNGVEVVLLPEDRTGIDLKAWVEHVSTAEISSVLIEGGRRIASSVAGSALFDRFIVYHAPILDGGPNDYWTGPDMYPDGEGDRLILGSSRTIGQDVLSIYDRERITGYRLLLSENDLMEERRCLPD from the coding sequence TTGAGTGACGAGACTGTATATATGAAAAGGACTCTCGACCTGGCTGCAAATGGGCTGGGCAGGACTTTCCCCAATCCTCTTGTCGGAGCTGTAATAGTCTCCGGAGGGGAAATAGTGGGTGAGGGATTTCACGGAAAAGCTGGAGGCCCTCACGCCGAGGTTGAAGCGATACGGTCAGCTGGAGACAGGAGCAGGGGCTCTACACTCTATATCAATCTTGAGCCTTGTTGCCATCATGGAAAAACACCCCCGTGTACAGATGCCATCCTGGAATCGGGTATCGAACGTGTCGTTATCGCTATCAAGGATCCGGACTCCCGGGTGATGGGCAGAGGTGTCGGGATCTTGAGAGAGAACGGGGTCGATGTCAAGACAGGCGTGCTGGATGAAGAAGCTGTTGAACTAAACCTTCCATATCTGCACAAGGCCATGACAGGAAGACCGTTTATCGTACTGAAGCTTGCGATGACACTTGATGGAAGGCTTGCAGTGCCGCAGGGTGGTTGGTTTACCGGAGATGAATCTAGGGAAAGTGTTCACAGGCTGAGAACGACAATGGAAGCTATCGCGGTGGGTTCAGGTACCCTGGCGGCGGATCTGCCTTTGCTGGACAGACGATATTTCAGAGATGCTCCTGGCCCGCCGATCCGTATGGTGTTTGACTCATCACTTTCTTCCGACATTCCCGTACAGTGGAAGCCCGGGGAGAACAGGGTGATCTTCTACTGTACGGAAAGGGCAACAGAGGAGATGAGAAAAGAGTTTGAGGACAATGGGGTCGAGGTGGTACTCCTGCCGGAAGATCGGACCGGAATAGATCTGAAGGCATGGGTAGAGCATGTTTCAACAGCCGAGATCTCTTCAGTCCTGATCGAGGGTGGACGCAGGATCGCATCATCAGTCGCAGGTAGCGCCCTGTTCGACAGGTTTATCGTTTACCATGCCCCGATTCTGGATGGTGGCCCGAATGACTACTGGACAGGACCAGACATGTATCCTGATGGTGAGGGTGACCGGCTCATTCTGGGAAGTAGCAGGACTATCGGCCAGGATGTTCTTTCCATATACGACAGGGAACGAATTACCGGGTACAGGCTGTTACTTTCGGAGAACGATCTTATGGAGGAACGAAGATGTTTACCGGATTGA